One genomic window of Bacillus mycoides includes the following:
- a CDS encoding DMT family transporter, whose protein sequence is MRAILLGLLSSAFFSATFIINRAMNVSGTSWAWTASFRFLFALPILFLIVLFRKNLGVLWEELKKHPFVWIGWGSVAGIGFYSLLSFAAVFSPAWLVAGTWQVTILAGLLLSPLFFIKIETKSGTKLVRGKIPLRSLYVALFILLGVLCMQATEAGHITMTQFISGFLPVVLAAFLYPFGNRKMMELVGGRLDTFQRVLGMAIGSLPITILLGIYGFSTTGIPSSNQMMQGFLLALCSGVIATMTFFFATDLAKDNLALLGAVEATQAGTMVFTVLGEIIFLNGSFPSGLSLIGMIIIMLGMIVNSVLNRSVPVIKQKKSA, encoded by the coding sequence ATGCGCGCAATACTACTAGGTCTTTTATCATCGGCCTTTTTTTCTGCAACCTTTATTATTAACAGAGCAATGAATGTATCTGGAACAAGTTGGGCTTGGACCGCTTCCTTCCGTTTTCTATTTGCTCTCCCTATTTTATTCCTTATCGTTTTATTTCGCAAAAACTTAGGAGTTTTATGGGAAGAATTAAAAAAACATCCATTTGTATGGATTGGGTGGGGCTCGGTCGCTGGCATCGGCTTCTATTCTTTATTAAGTTTCGCAGCTGTTTTTTCTCCAGCTTGGCTCGTTGCTGGAACTTGGCAAGTTACGATATTAGCAGGTTTACTTTTATCGCCATTATTCTTCATTAAAATAGAAACAAAATCAGGTACAAAACTTGTACGTGGAAAAATTCCACTGCGCAGTTTATACGTCGCTTTATTTATTTTACTTGGTGTACTTTGTATGCAAGCTACTGAAGCGGGTCATATTACAATGACTCAATTCATTTCTGGTTTTTTACCTGTCGTTTTAGCAGCTTTCTTATATCCCTTCGGTAACCGAAAAATGATGGAACTTGTTGGCGGGCGTCTTGATACATTCCAACGTGTATTAGGAATGGCAATCGGGAGTCTCCCTATTACAATTCTACTTGGTATATACGGATTTTCCACTACCGGTATTCCATCATCAAATCAAATGATGCAAGGATTTTTATTAGCATTATGTTCCGGAGTTATTGCGACGATGACATTTTTCTTTGCTACCGACTTAGCAAAAGACAATCTTGCTTTACTTGGAGCTGTTGAAGCAACACAAGCTGGAACGATGGTCTTTACTGTACTTGGTGAGATTATTTTCTTAAATGGCTCATTCCCTAGTGGTCTGTCACTGATTGGGATGATTATTATAATGTTAGGAATGATCGTAAATAGTGTTTTAAACCGCTCTGTTCCAGTCATTAAACAAAAAAAATCAGCATAA
- a CDS encoding MIP/aquaporin family protein: MLKKAIAEFIGTFVLVLFGTGVAVIGGGIEGIGTLGIAMAFGLSIVAMAYSIGTISGCHINPAVSIAMFINKRMNAMELSYYLLAQILGGLLGTATLVTILRSAKLPLDNLGQNSFGTLGLSGAFLVEFILTFVFVLVIVAVTGKKGSSSLAGLVIGFTLVLIHLLGIPLTGTSVNPARSIAPALFAGGEAISQLWVFIVAPILGGIVAAVVGKCILNTEK; this comes from the coding sequence ATGTTAAAAAAAGCAATTGCTGAATTTATTGGTACATTTGTACTTGTATTATTCGGAACTGGAGTAGCTGTCATTGGCGGCGGAATTGAAGGAATTGGAACATTAGGTATCGCTATGGCTTTCGGATTATCTATCGTGGCTATGGCATATAGCATTGGAACAATTTCTGGATGTCATATTAACCCAGCGGTATCAATCGCGATGTTCATTAACAAAAGAATGAACGCTATGGAACTTAGCTATTATTTATTAGCTCAAATTTTAGGTGGTTTATTAGGAACTGCAACGCTAGTAACAATTTTACGATCTGCTAAATTACCTTTAGATAATTTAGGACAAAATAGTTTTGGAACTCTTGGTTTATCAGGAGCATTTTTAGTTGAATTCATTTTAACTTTCGTATTTGTTTTAGTTATCGTTGCTGTAACAGGTAAAAAAGGAAGTTCTTCTTTAGCTGGATTAGTAATTGGTTTCACATTAGTATTAATTCACTTATTAGGTATTCCGTTAACTGGAACATCTGTTAACCCAGCTCGTAGTATCGCACCAGCTCTATTCGCTGGCGGAGAAGCAATTTCTCAACTATGGGTGTTCATCGTTGCCCCAATTCTTGGTGGTATCGTAGCAGCTGTTGTAGGAAAGTGTATTTTAAATACTGAAAAATAG
- a CDS encoding Rrf2 family transcriptional regulator: MGISSRFTVGVHMLTLLAIDRNSRCTSEWIAGSVNTNPVVIRRITGMLKRAGLVDVQAGKGGTTLARDLDEITLLDVYKAVEVVEEGHLFSFHENPNIECPVGANIQSVLEIVLIQSQEAMENVLANVTVQQLVTNLKSKIKE, translated from the coding sequence ATGGGAATTAGTAGTCGTTTTACAGTAGGTGTTCATATGTTAACGTTACTTGCAATAGATCGAAACTCTCGCTGTACCTCTGAATGGATTGCTGGTAGTGTGAATACAAATCCAGTTGTGATTCGTCGCATTACAGGAATGTTGAAGAGAGCAGGACTTGTTGATGTACAAGCTGGTAAAGGTGGTACGACACTTGCTCGTGATTTAGATGAAATTACATTACTTGATGTATATAAAGCTGTGGAAGTTGTAGAAGAAGGACATCTATTTTCTTTCCATGAAAATCCCAACATTGAATGTCCAGTAGGAGCTAATATTCAATCGGTATTAGAGATTGTTTTAATACAATCGCAAGAAGCGATGGAAAACGTACTTGCAAATGTAACGGTTCAGCAGTTAGTTACAAATTTAAAGTCGAAAATTAAAGAATAA
- a CDS encoding ABC transporter permease, which translates to MRKFYHVFSFYFREAFLSKKSLITSAILFLVVFGIFAFNHFTSGDDKNKDKDKIAVVTESSTYKVQKEELTKLLPSAKITVGSKVDFDKLHKQVEDGEMDGLFHVTEKNGVPEVTYMFNKLPSETTSTIIASYLKAQYTAVTIAKHNVSPEIAQQLQTEISVKQEAIKDRSASAGIAYFFTFALYMFIIMFGSTIAMNIASEKASRVMEVMIPKVKPLTMMYAKILAVVSTALLQLAVLACGYLVPWLLGWVDLENGSLFGAPIDFTKIDAQVIGMFLIYFVTGYFLYAMMYAAAGAVVSRTEDLQGVILPVSILIMAAFFISIKSLGDPNSTVVVVSSYVPFFTPMITFSRFVAGEAGMLEITITMAVLLATIGILSAVTSRIYVNGVMNYSDKVKFKDLAKFIKRQ; encoded by the coding sequence ATGCGTAAATTTTATCATGTATTTTCATTTTATTTTAGGGAAGCGTTTTTATCTAAAAAATCATTAATTACGAGTGCGATTTTATTTTTGGTTGTGTTTGGGATTTTTGCATTTAATCATTTTACTTCAGGCGATGATAAAAATAAGGATAAAGATAAAATTGCAGTTGTAACGGAAAGTTCCACATATAAAGTACAAAAAGAAGAGTTAACTAAGCTATTACCATCAGCAAAAATAACTGTCGGTTCAAAAGTGGATTTTGATAAACTGCATAAACAAGTAGAAGATGGCGAAATGGATGGTTTATTTCATGTAACCGAAAAGAATGGAGTTCCAGAGGTTACGTATATGTTTAATAAGTTACCTAGTGAAACAACTTCTACAATTATAGCTAGTTATTTAAAAGCGCAATATACAGCAGTAACAATTGCTAAACATAATGTTTCACCGGAAATTGCACAGCAATTGCAAACCGAAATTTCTGTGAAACAAGAAGCGATAAAAGATCGTTCTGCTTCCGCAGGAATTGCATATTTCTTTACATTTGCTTTGTATATGTTTATTATCATGTTCGGAAGTACAATTGCGATGAATATAGCTTCTGAAAAAGCTTCTCGCGTTATGGAAGTTATGATTCCGAAAGTAAAACCACTGACGATGATGTATGCAAAAATCTTAGCGGTTGTTTCAACGGCGTTATTACAACTTGCCGTATTGGCATGTGGTTACTTGGTTCCTTGGTTACTAGGATGGGTAGATTTAGAAAATGGTTCATTATTTGGAGCACCAATTGATTTTACAAAGATAGATGCACAAGTTATCGGTATGTTCCTTATTTATTTTGTTACAGGATATTTCCTTTATGCGATGATGTATGCGGCTGCTGGTGCGGTTGTCTCTAGGACTGAGGATTTACAAGGTGTTATTTTGCCAGTGTCTATTTTAATAATGGCAGCATTCTTTATAAGTATTAAATCGCTAGGTGATCCAAATAGTACTGTTGTTGTTGTAAGTTCTTACGTTCCGTTCTTCACCCCGATGATTACATTCTCACGCTTTGTGGCTGGTGAAGCTGGTATGTTAGAAATTACGATAACAATGGCGGTTCTTTTAGCGACAATTGGTATATTAAGTGCTGTTACAAGCCGCATTTACGTAAACGGTGTAATGAATTACTCAGATAAAGTGAAATTTAAAGATTTAGCGAAATTTATAAAGCGTCAATAA
- a CDS encoding ABC transporter ATP-binding protein — MSLQIQNLTKIFGESKAVNGLQISLPKGEVLGLLGRNGAGKTTTIKMLLGLLTPNEGSITWDGKSFGDSGVTIGYLPEERGLYTKSRVIDQLRYFGRLEGMTKKEVDLAIDHWLERLAIPEYKFKTAGELSKGNQQKIQLIAALLHDPELLILDEPFSGLDPVNAGMLASIIGEQVQSGKTIILSSHRMEQVEAFCQHVCILKKGEAVVEGQLSDIKKEYGFRNLTIEDTEENEKGLEAIHVPYEKQQGLLYVKVQDDAEALKILQQLQEQGISLRQFKMLEPTLNEIFVERAK, encoded by the coding sequence TTGAGTTTACAAATTCAAAACTTAACAAAAATATTCGGAGAATCTAAAGCAGTTAATGGTTTGCAAATCTCGTTACCGAAAGGTGAAGTGTTAGGCTTACTTGGCCGAAATGGTGCAGGGAAAACAACGACAATTAAAATGTTACTAGGTTTATTAACGCCAAATGAAGGTTCTATTACGTGGGATGGAAAGTCATTTGGTGATAGTGGGGTAACAATTGGATATTTACCAGAAGAAAGAGGACTATATACAAAAAGTAGAGTAATAGATCAGTTGCGATATTTTGGTAGATTAGAAGGAATGACGAAGAAAGAAGTCGATCTTGCAATTGATCACTGGTTAGAGCGATTAGCAATCCCAGAATATAAATTTAAAACGGCTGGAGAACTTTCAAAAGGGAATCAGCAAAAAATTCAATTGATAGCTGCTCTTCTTCATGATCCAGAACTTCTTATTTTAGATGAGCCATTTAGCGGACTTGATCCAGTTAATGCTGGAATGCTAGCTAGTATTATTGGAGAACAAGTACAGAGCGGAAAGACAATTATTTTATCAAGTCACCGTATGGAGCAAGTAGAGGCTTTTTGCCAACATGTATGTATTTTGAAAAAAGGTGAAGCAGTTGTAGAAGGACAGTTAAGTGATATTAAGAAAGAATACGGTTTCCGTAATTTAACGATTGAAGATACTGAAGAGAATGAAAAGGGATTAGAAGCTATACATGTCCCGTATGAAAAACAACAAGGCCTTCTTTATGTAAAGGTACAAGACGATGCAGAAGCTCTAAAGATTTTGCAACAATTGCAAGAACAAGGTATTAGCTTACGACAATTTAAAATGCTAGAGCCAACGTTGAACGAAATCTTTGTAGAGAGGGCGAAATAA
- a CDS encoding 5'-nucleotidase, lipoprotein e(P4) family, which translates to MKMKRGITTLLSVAVLSTSLVACSGTAEKTVAKEEKVQLTDQQLMADLWYQTAGETKALYYQGYNIGQLKLDAALAKGTGKKPAIILDLDETVLDNSPHQAMSVKTGKGYPYKWDDWINKAEAEALPGAIDFLKYTESKGVDIYYISNRKTNQLDATIKNLERVGAPQATKEHILLQDPKEKGKEKRRELVSQTHDIVLFFGDNLSDFTDFDGKSVKNRNETVAESKAQFGEKFIIFPNPMYGDWEGALYDYNFKKSDAEKDKIRRDNLKSFDTK; encoded by the coding sequence ATGAAGATGAAGAGGGGTATTACCACTTTATTATCTGTAGCCGTTCTTTCCACATCGCTTGTAGCATGTTCAGGAACAGCTGAGAAAACAGTGGCAAAAGAAGAGAAAGTACAATTAACAGACCAGCAATTAATGGCTGATTTATGGTATCAAACAGCTGGCGAAACGAAAGCACTATACTACCAAGGATACAATATTGGTCAATTGAAGCTTGATGCAGCTCTTGCAAAAGGGACAGGCAAAAAACCTGCTATCATACTTGATTTAGATGAAACTGTTTTAGATAACAGTCCTCATCAAGCTATGAGCGTAAAAACAGGAAAAGGCTATCCTTATAAATGGGACGATTGGATTAATAAGGCTGAAGCTGAGGCTCTCCCAGGCGCTATTGATTTCTTAAAATACACAGAGTCTAAAGGTGTAGATATTTACTACATCTCAAATCGTAAAACGAATCAACTAGATGCAACAATTAAAAACCTTGAGCGCGTAGGGGCTCCTCAAGCAACGAAAGAACATATATTACTACAAGACCCGAAAGAAAAAGGAAAAGAAAAGCGTCGTGAACTTGTTTCTCAAACACATGACATCGTCCTATTCTTCGGTGACAACCTATCTGATTTCACTGATTTTGATGGGAAATCTGTAAAAAATCGCAATGAAACAGTAGCAGAATCAAAAGCACAATTTGGTGAAAAATTCATCATTTTCCCTAATCCAATGTACGGTGATTGGGAAGGCGCTTTATATGACTATAATTTCAAAAAATCAGATGCAGAAAAAGATAAAATCCGTCGTGACAACTTAAAATCATTTGATACAAAATAA
- the motB gene encoding flagellar motor protein MotB produces the protein MRSRKNRRSKRKKHDEHIDETWLIPYSDMLTLLFALFIVLFAMSSIDAAKFKQMAVAFRSELAGGTGNKEFLSDQKPKEEKELSASGLESEKIKKDAEAEVKQQEMNELKAVQQSIDKYIEEKQLSSSFKTDLTEKGLMVTILENVLFDSGKADVKLESLGIAKEMSNLLVSASPREITVSGHTDTVPIANAQFASNWELSTQRAVNFMQVLLQNKELQPEKFSAVGYGEYRSIAPNDTPEGKAKNRRVEVFILPLTRNMQ, from the coding sequence ATGCGGAGTAGGAAGAATAGAAGAAGTAAAAGGAAAAAGCATGACGAGCATATCGATGAAACTTGGTTAATCCCGTATTCTGATATGCTAACGTTGTTGTTTGCGCTGTTTATTGTTTTATTTGCAATGAGTAGTATAGATGCTGCGAAATTTAAACAGATGGCAGTAGCTTTTCGAAGTGAACTAGCAGGTGGAACAGGAAATAAAGAGTTTTTAAGTGATCAAAAACCAAAAGAAGAAAAAGAGCTATCGGCAAGTGGTTTGGAATCTGAGAAAATCAAAAAAGATGCTGAAGCTGAAGTGAAACAGCAAGAAATGAATGAATTAAAAGCAGTACAACAAAGTATTGACAAGTATATTGAGGAAAAGCAATTATCTTCTTCTTTTAAAACGGATTTAACTGAAAAAGGATTAATGGTAACGATATTAGAAAATGTATTATTTGACTCAGGGAAAGCAGATGTGAAGTTGGAATCATTAGGGATTGCAAAAGAGATGTCTAACCTGCTTGTGTCGGCATCACCTCGTGAAATTACAGTGTCGGGTCATACAGATACAGTTCCTATCGCAAATGCTCAGTTTGCATCAAACTGGGAGTTAAGTACACAGCGTGCAGTTAATTTTATGCAGGTGTTACTCCAAAATAAAGAATTGCAACCAGAAAAATTTAGTGCAGTTGGTTACGGAGAATACCGTTCAATTGCACCAAATGATACGCCAGAAGGAAAAGCGAAAAATAGACGTGTTGAAGTGTTTATCTTGCCTTTAACAAGAAATATGCAGTAA
- the motA gene encoding flagellar motor stator protein MotA, with protein MDFATIIGVILGVLAVVVGMVVKGADVMALVNPAAALIIFVGTFAAVCIAFPMNQLKRIPKLFKVLFGSNKKDLSYEQLLELFVHWTSESRKYGILSLEQQLDKIQDEFLLRGMKFVIDGVSAEDLEQILEAELEAIEERHAKGATIFSQAGTYAPTLGVLGAVIGLVAALGNLTDIEKLGHAISGAFIATIFGIFSGYVLWHPFANKLKQKSAAELEKKRLIIDCLLMLQEGTYPFIMKNRILGALSATERKKLEKGAEKNAE; from the coding sequence ATGGATTTTGCAACAATTATTGGAGTCATTTTAGGAGTGTTGGCAGTAGTAGTAGGAATGGTCGTCAAGGGCGCTGACGTAATGGCCTTAGTTAATCCTGCAGCAGCATTAATTATTTTTGTTGGTACATTTGCTGCAGTATGTATTGCCTTTCCAATGAATCAACTAAAAAGGATTCCAAAATTATTTAAAGTTCTTTTTGGTTCAAATAAAAAAGATTTAAGTTATGAACAGTTACTAGAATTATTTGTTCATTGGACATCTGAGAGTAGAAAATACGGTATTTTGTCTTTAGAACAACAATTAGATAAAATTCAAGATGAATTTCTCTTGCGTGGTATGAAGTTTGTGATTGATGGTGTATCTGCAGAAGACTTAGAACAAATTTTAGAAGCTGAATTAGAAGCAATTGAAGAAAGACATGCAAAAGGAGCTACTATTTTTTCGCAAGCTGGTACATATGCACCTACATTAGGGGTTTTAGGTGCTGTTATTGGTCTTGTAGCTGCACTTGGAAATTTAACTGATATTGAAAAGCTAGGACATGCTATTTCAGGTGCGTTTATTGCAACGATTTTCGGTATTTTTTCAGGTTACGTATTATGGCATCCATTTGCAAATAAATTAAAGCAAAAGTCTGCTGCTGAATTAGAGAAGAAACGTTTAATTATTGATTGTTTATTAATGTTACAAGAAGGTACATATCCATTTATTATGAAAAACCGCATTTTAGGTGCGCTTTCTGCAACTGAGCGTAAAAAGCTAGAAAAAGGAGCAGAAAAAAATGCGGAGTAG
- a CDS encoding M15 family metallopeptidase — translation MKKIILISATTIVIGITSFAYFGSKSPLQNEAKAVESQKHSNHPKEEIPAFPKADHNAKKLDDNFSVVTNPDSALVLVNKHRKLPDGYIPEDLTKPNVPFTSPKDKEKTLLRKDAADALEKMFQAAKEEGLELTAVSGYRSYKRQQSLHNTYIKRQGKAAADSVSAIPGTSEHQTGLAMDISSKSAKFQLEPRFGETAEGKWVAEHAHEFGFVIRYLEDKTETTEYSYEPWHLRYVGNPYAAYIYKHHLTLEEATKDKK, via the coding sequence ATGAAAAAGATAATACTTATTTCTGCCACTACTATTGTAATCGGTATCACATCTTTCGCTTACTTTGGTTCTAAATCACCACTGCAAAATGAGGCGAAAGCTGTCGAAAGTCAAAAACATAGTAACCATCCAAAAGAAGAGATTCCTGCTTTTCCAAAAGCTGATCATAATGCAAAGAAACTAGATGATAATTTTTCCGTTGTAACAAATCCAGATTCTGCTCTTGTATTAGTCAATAAACATCGTAAATTACCAGATGGGTACATTCCAGAAGATTTAACGAAACCGAACGTACCATTTACTAGTCCAAAAGATAAAGAGAAAACATTACTTCGCAAAGATGCTGCAGACGCTCTTGAAAAAATGTTCCAAGCAGCGAAAGAAGAAGGTTTAGAACTTACAGCAGTTTCAGGTTACCGTTCTTACAAACGCCAACAGTCATTACATAATACATATATTAAACGCCAAGGAAAAGCTGCGGCTGATTCGGTAAGTGCAATTCCTGGAACAAGCGAGCATCAAACTGGTCTAGCAATGGATATTAGCTCAAAATCTGCTAAATTCCAATTAGAACCAAGATTCGGAGAGACAGCAGAAGGAAAATGGGTTGCAGAACATGCCCATGAGTTCGGATTTGTCATTCGTTATTTAGAGGATAAAACAGAGACAACAGAGTATTCATACGAACCGTGGCACTTACGCTACGTTGGCAATCCATATGCCGCATACATATATAAGCACCACCTAACATTAGAAGAGGCAACGAAGGACAAAAAATAA
- a CDS encoding acyl-CoA thioesterase: protein MKRISYIEDFEQWESGFSFYNPVKVRFGEVDMFGHVNNVVAFTYFEEARIALFKELGFMQEWTHESSETMIVVADLQCNFIKQIYFDEQLKIYVKAGAVGNSSLDLHYMVKNAEGEVCLVGRGMMVQASKRTGRGEPWPEEWKKLLQ from the coding sequence ATGAAGAGAATTTCTTATATTGAAGACTTTGAGCAATGGGAAAGTGGTTTTTCATTTTATAATCCTGTCAAAGTTCGTTTTGGTGAAGTAGATATGTTTGGACATGTAAATAATGTCGTTGCTTTTACATATTTTGAAGAAGCTCGTATCGCATTGTTTAAAGAACTTGGATTTATGCAAGAATGGACACATGAATCTTCAGAAACGATGATCGTTGTTGCAGATTTACAATGCAATTTTATTAAACAAATTTATTTTGATGAGCAGTTGAAAATATATGTAAAGGCAGGAGCGGTTGGGAACTCCTCTTTAGATTTACACTATATGGTCAAAAATGCAGAGGGGGAAGTTTGTTTAGTTGGACGCGGTATGATGGTCCAAGCATCGAAAAGAACTGGAAGAGGCGAACCGTGGCCTGAGGAATGGAAGAAATTATTACAATAA
- the sdhB gene encoding succinate dehydrogenase iron-sulfur subunit — translation MSEKTIRLIITRQDGPDAQEFDQEFEIPYRPNMNIISALMEIRRNPVDSKGNQTTPIAWDMNCLEEVCGACSMVINGKPRQSCTALIDQLEQPIRLKPMKTFPIVRDLQVDRSRMFNALKRVKAWIPIDGTYDLGPGPRMPEKKRQWAYELSKCMTCGVCLESCPNVNSKSDFIGPAPLSQARLFNSHPTGEMHKADRLRAIMGDGGLANCGNSQNCVQSCPKGIPLTTSIAALNRDTTIQSFKDFFGSDNNY, via the coding sequence ATGTCTGAGAAAACAATCCGCCTCATCATTACGAGACAAGATGGACCAGATGCACAAGAGTTTGACCAAGAGTTTGAAATTCCATATCGTCCAAATATGAATATTATTTCGGCACTGATGGAAATTCGTCGTAATCCTGTTGATTCAAAAGGAAACCAGACGACTCCGATTGCATGGGATATGAACTGTTTAGAAGAAGTATGTGGTGCTTGTTCGATGGTGATTAACGGAAAACCACGTCAATCATGTACAGCTCTTATTGACCAGTTAGAACAACCCATCCGCTTAAAGCCGATGAAGACATTCCCGATTGTACGTGACTTACAAGTTGACCGTAGCCGTATGTTTAATGCGTTAAAACGTGTTAAAGCTTGGATTCCAATCGACGGTACGTACGATCTAGGACCAGGTCCAAGAATGCCAGAGAAAAAGCGTCAATGGGCATATGAACTTTCAAAATGTATGACATGTGGTGTTTGCTTAGAGTCATGTCCGAACGTAAACAGTAAATCTGATTTTATTGGACCAGCACCGCTTTCACAAGCGCGTTTATTCAACTCGCATCCAACTGGTGAAATGCATAAAGCAGATCGCTTGCGTGCAATTATGGGTGATGGAGGACTTGCAAACTGTGGTAACTCTCAAAACTGTGTGCAGTCATGTCCGAAAGGTATTCCATTAACAACTTCAATTGCAGCATTAAACCGTGATACAACAATTCAATCGTTCAAAGATTTCTTTGGTAGCGACAATAACTATTAA
- the sdhA gene encoding succinate dehydrogenase flavoprotein subunit: MKGKLIVVGGGLAGLMATIKAAEAGVNVELFSLVPVKRSHSVCAQGGINGAVNTKGEGDSPWIHFDDTIYGGDFLANQPPVKAMCDAAPGIIHLMDRMGVMFNRTEEGLLDFRRFGGTQHHRTAFAGATTGQQLLYALDEQVRRHEVAGLVTKYEGWDFLRAVVDDEGVCRGIVAQDLQTMEIKSFQADAVIMATGGPGIIFGKSTNSIINTGTAASAVYQQGAYYANGEFIQIHPTAIPGDDKLRLMSESARGEGGRVWTYKDGKPWYFLEEKYPAYGNLVPRDIATREIFDVCVEQKLGINGENMVYLDLSHKDPKELDIKLGGIIEIYEKFTGDDPRKLPMKIFPAVHYSMGGLWVDYKQMTSIPGLFAAGECDYSMHGGNRLGANSLLSAIYGGMVAGPNAIEYMKGLSKSSDAVSSTVYEQNELIETEKFNNILTLDGNENAYVLHKELGEWMTDNVTVVRENKKLLETDAKIEELMARYKRININDTARWSNQGASFTRQLANMFELARVITIGAYNRNESRGAHYKPEFPNRDDANFLKTTMAKFEGEGKAPAFHYEEVDVSLIKPRKRDYSSKHDVAAKGEEKGDKQHV; encoded by the coding sequence ATGAAAGGGAAACTTATAGTAGTCGGCGGTGGCTTGGCCGGCTTAATGGCAACGATTAAAGCGGCAGAAGCAGGAGTAAATGTTGAACTATTTTCTTTAGTACCAGTAAAACGTTCACATTCTGTATGTGCCCAAGGTGGAATTAACGGTGCCGTAAATACAAAAGGTGAAGGGGATTCTCCATGGATCCACTTTGACGATACAATTTATGGTGGGGACTTCTTAGCGAACCAACCACCAGTTAAAGCGATGTGTGATGCAGCACCTGGTATTATTCATTTAATGGACCGCATGGGTGTTATGTTCAACCGTACGGAAGAAGGACTTCTTGATTTCCGTCGTTTCGGTGGAACACAACATCATCGTACAGCATTTGCTGGCGCAACAACTGGTCAACAATTACTATATGCATTAGATGAGCAAGTACGTCGTCATGAAGTAGCAGGACTTGTAACGAAATATGAAGGTTGGGATTTCTTACGAGCTGTTGTGGATGATGAAGGTGTGTGCCGAGGAATCGTCGCGCAAGACTTACAAACTATGGAGATAAAAAGTTTCCAAGCTGATGCCGTGATTATGGCAACAGGGGGCCCTGGTATCATCTTTGGAAAATCAACAAACTCTATTATTAATACAGGTACAGCAGCGTCTGCTGTATATCAACAAGGTGCATATTATGCGAACGGTGAGTTCATTCAAATCCATCCAACGGCAATTCCTGGAGACGATAAGTTACGTCTTATGAGTGAATCTGCACGTGGTGAAGGTGGACGTGTTTGGACGTATAAAGATGGTAAGCCATGGTACTTCTTAGAAGAAAAATATCCAGCTTACGGAAACCTTGTACCTCGTGATATTGCAACGCGTGAAATCTTTGATGTTTGCGTAGAGCAAAAACTAGGTATTAACGGTGAAAACATGGTGTACTTAGATCTTTCTCATAAAGATCCGAAAGAACTAGATATTAAACTTGGTGGAATTATTGAAATCTATGAGAAATTTACAGGTGATGATCCTCGTAAACTACCAATGAAAATCTTCCCAGCGGTTCACTATTCAATGGGCGGATTATGGGTTGATTATAAACAAATGACAAGTATTCCAGGTTTATTTGCAGCAGGTGAGTGTGATTATTCTATGCACGGTGGTAACCGCCTTGGTGCGAACTCACTATTATCAGCAATTTACGGTGGTATGGTAGCAGGACCGAACGCGATTGAGTATATGAAAGGTCTTTCTAAATCATCTGATGCTGTTTCATCTACTGTATATGAGCAAAATGAATTAATCGAAACAGAGAAATTTAACAATATTTTAACGCTTGATGGTAACGAAAATGCATATGTTCTTCATAAAGAGCTTGGAGAATGGATGACGGATAACGTTACAGTAGTTCGTGAAAATAAAAAGTTACTAGAAACTGATGCGAAAATTGAAGAGTTAATGGCGCGTTACAAACGCATTAACATTAACGATACAGCGAGATGGAGTAACCAAGGTGCTTCATTTACACGTCAACTTGCAAATATGTTCGAGTTAGCACGTGTTATTACAATTGGCGCATATAACCGTAATGAAAGCCGCGGAGCACATTACAAACCAGAATTCCCAAATCGTGATGATGCAAACTTCTTAAAAACTACGATGGCGAAATTTGAGGGAGAAGGAAAAGCACCAGCATTCCATTACGAAGAAGTGGATGTTTCATTAATTAAACCACGTAAACGTGACTATTCCTCAAAACATGATGTAGCTGCTAAGGGTGAAGAGAAGGGGGATAAGCAACATGTCTGA